One Gammaproteobacteria bacterium genomic window carries:
- a CDS encoding 5-formyltetrahydrofolate cyclo-ligase: protein MSERARIRRELRDRRRRLSAADRRAAARRMTRIAAASHVFRNSRRIGLYLPNDGEMDPRPLLRRARTMRKQCYLPVLDTLGSNRLWFTPYRAGDALQTNRFGIPEPARAVRGRVRAGALDLILAPLVAFDRRGNRLGMGGGYYDRSLAFLRHRRLWRRPHLYGLAFEFQQVDRLHAAGWDVALDGCFSDERRHVFRNTPPGARSSR from the coding sequence GTGTCCGAACGCGCGCGCATCCGCCGGGAACTCAGGGACAGGCGCCGCCGGCTGAGCGCGGCCGACCGCCGTGCGGCGGCCCGGCGCATGACGCGCATCGCCGCCGCCAGCCACGTCTTCCGCAACAGCAGGCGTATCGGTCTGTATCTGCCCAACGACGGCGAGATGGATCCGCGCCCGCTGCTGCGGCGCGCCCGGACCATGCGCAAGCAGTGTTACCTGCCGGTACTCGACACCCTCGGATCGAACCGGCTCTGGTTTACGCCCTATCGCGCCGGCGACGCACTGCAAACCAATCGCTTCGGCATCCCCGAGCCCGCGCGCGCGGTGCGCGGGCGGGTGCGGGCGGGTGCGCTCGACCTGATACTCGCGCCCCTCGTCGCCTTCGACCGCCGTGGCAACCGCCTCGGCATGGGCGGCGGCTATTATGACCGCAGCCTGGCGTTCCTCCGCCATCGTCGCCTGTGGCGCCGACCGCACCTGTACGGACTCGCCTTCGAGTTCCAGCAGGTGGACCGTCTGCACGCCGCCGGCTGGGACGTCGCGCTCGACGGCTGCTTCAGCGACGAGCGCCGGCATGTGTTCCGGAATACGCCGCCAGGGGCACGAAGCTCACGATGA
- a CDS encoding DUF2905 domain-containing protein — MSRLLITLGVVLVVLGLAWPWLQKSGLGRLPGDIIIERDGFRLYFPLTTSLIVSLALGLLFWVWRGK, encoded by the coding sequence ATGTCACGGTTGCTGATCACGCTGGGTGTCGTGCTGGTCGTGCTGGGGCTCGCGTGGCCGTGGCTGCAGAAGAGCGGGCTCGGGCGTCTTCCGGGCGATATCATCATCGAGCGCGACGGCTTCCGCCTCTACTTCCCGCTCACCACATCGCTGATCGTCAGCCTGGCGCTGGGCCTGCTGTTCTGGGTGTGGCGCGGCAAATGA
- a CDS encoding DUF3683 domain-containing protein, with protein sequence MSARLREIPYNYTSFSDQEIVARFLGSPMWEVINHLRASRRTGHSARMLFEVLGDMWVVSRNPYIQDDLLENPGRRDSLVRALYQRLDQVEARTEGNELAATLSRAVRAAVDRFASGLSKQRALRRKALKRLARVTRRDNIDFSGFARIAHVTDATDWRVEFPFVVISPDSEAEVQGVVEACIELGLTLIPRGGGTGYTGSAVPLHENTAVINTEKLEGLGKVEDRALPGVPGQVPTVRAECGVVTRRVMERADGAGLVFAVDPTSQDASTIGGNIAMNAGGKKAVLWGTAVDNLVSWRMVTPDARWLEVERINHNLGKIHDQQTVEFLLRRFEADGRTPHGETEVLRMPGALFRKQGLGKDVTNKFLGGLPGVQKEGCDGLITSAIFILHRMPRHQRTLCLEFFGSDIGPAVRAIVDIKAYVEGQGDVLLSGLEHLDERYLRAVNYSTKAPRRELPKMILLIDLAGDEERAVAEAASGIVRLANQREGEGFIAASPEARRRFWEDRTRTAAIAAHTNAFKINEDVVIPLDRLAEYTAGVERINIEQSIGNKLRIVQALARFLAEEFPALRLGDDAERSREGDAIVASKRAAARALLEQVERRWSGLLASLDADAAMQSGLFDEAARARLRPGDRVLELLLRRDLRISFRGEVERPLKEIFGGRGFEPVHKRIDEIHAAIRSGRLFVALHMHAGDGNIHTNIPVNSNDYAMLQEADRIVDRVMALAGELGGVISGEHGIGITKLRYLDPAALADFVDYKRRVDPQEHFNRGKLMPGSGLANAYTPSLRLVQQEALILEDSALGALNDDIRHCLRCGKCKPVCTTHVPRANLLYSPRNKILATGLIIEAFLYEEQTRRGISIRHFDEMNDVADHCTVCHRCLSPCPVDIDFGDVTIRMRTILRERAGRRSNFGTRLSMAFLNVTDPATVKLLRKGMIEWGYRAQRLAHRVVKAFTPPGPPARPAATTGAVKVAAQIVHFVKKPLPAGLPAKTTRALLGLEDESVIPIVRDAARVNEQSDAVFYFPGCGSERLFSQIGLATLAMLYEVGAQTLLPPGYLCCGYPQLSSGDEVRGRRITTDNRVLFHRIANTVNYLDIKTVIVSCGTCMDQLLKYEFEKIFPGCRLLDIHEYLMEKGVRLTGVKGVQYLYHDPCHSPMKTYDPLQVTARLLGQPATLSDRCCGEAGSFAVARPDIATQVRFRKQEELHQGIAKLTGKPQAANGEVKLLTSCPACQQGLARYGEDTGVETDYIVVELARHVLGEGWQQAFIDKARHGGIERVLL encoded by the coding sequence ATGTCGGCACGCCTACGCGAAATTCCCTATAACTACACCTCATTTTCGGACCAGGAGATCGTCGCCCGCTTCCTGGGCAGCCCGATGTGGGAGGTGATCAACCACCTGCGCGCCTCCCGCCGCACCGGGCATTCGGCCCGCATGCTGTTCGAGGTGCTGGGCGACATGTGGGTGGTGAGCCGAAATCCGTATATCCAGGATGATCTGCTGGAAAATCCCGGGCGGCGCGATTCGCTCGTGCGCGCGCTCTATCAGCGGCTCGACCAGGTCGAGGCGCGCACCGAGGGCAACGAGCTGGCCGCCACGCTGTCACGCGCGGTGCGTGCGGCGGTCGACCGCTTCGCCTCCGGCCTGTCGAAGCAGCGCGCGCTGCGCCGCAAGGCGCTGAAGCGGCTGGCCCGCGTTACGCGCCGCGACAATATCGACTTCAGCGGCTTTGCCCGTATTGCCCACGTCACCGATGCCACGGACTGGCGCGTTGAATTCCCCTTCGTGGTCATATCCCCCGATTCCGAGGCCGAGGTGCAGGGCGTGGTGGAGGCCTGCATCGAACTCGGGCTGACGCTGATCCCGCGCGGCGGCGGCACCGGCTACACCGGCAGCGCAGTGCCGCTGCACGAGAATACCGCCGTCATCAATACCGAGAAGCTCGAAGGACTGGGCAAGGTCGAGGATCGCGCGCTCCCGGGCGTCCCCGGCCAGGTACCCACGGTGCGCGCCGAGTGCGGCGTCGTCACCAGGCGCGTGATGGAGCGGGCGGACGGCGCGGGGCTTGTGTTCGCCGTCGATCCGACCTCGCAGGACGCCTCCACCATCGGCGGCAATATCGCCATGAACGCGGGCGGCAAGAAGGCCGTGCTGTGGGGCACCGCGGTCGACAACCTGGTGTCCTGGCGCATGGTGACGCCGGACGCACGCTGGCTGGAGGTTGAGCGCATCAACCACAACCTCGGCAAAATCCACGACCAGCAGACGGTGGAATTCCTCCTGCGGCGCTTCGAGGCCGACGGCAGGACGCCGCACGGCGAGACCGAGGTCCTGCGGATGCCGGGGGCGCTGTTTCGCAAGCAGGGCCTGGGCAAGGACGTGACGAACAAGTTCCTCGGCGGCCTGCCCGGTGTGCAGAAGGAAGGATGCGACGGGCTGATCACCTCGGCGATATTCATCCTCCACCGCATGCCCAGGCACCAGCGCACGCTGTGCCTTGAGTTCTTCGGCAGCGACATCGGTCCTGCGGTGCGCGCCATTGTCGACATCAAGGCCTACGTAGAGGGGCAGGGCGACGTGCTGCTGTCCGGGCTCGAGCACCTCGACGAGCGCTATCTGCGCGCGGTCAATTACAGCACCAAGGCGCCGCGCCGCGAGCTGCCCAAGATGATCCTGCTGATCGACCTCGCCGGCGACGAGGAGCGCGCCGTCGCCGAGGCCGCCTCGGGCATCGTGCGGCTGGCCAACCAGCGCGAGGGCGAGGGCTTCATCGCCGCCAGCCCGGAGGCGCGCCGGCGCTTCTGGGAGGACCGCACGCGTACCGCCGCCATCGCCGCCCACACCAACGCCTTCAAGATCAACGAGGACGTGGTGATTCCCCTCGACCGCCTCGCCGAGTACACCGCCGGTGTGGAGCGCATCAACATCGAGCAATCCATCGGCAACAAGCTGCGCATTGTCCAGGCGCTCGCGCGCTTCCTCGCCGAGGAGTTTCCCGCGCTGCGGCTGGGGGACGACGCCGAGCGCAGCCGCGAAGGTGATGCCATCGTGGCCTCGAAGCGCGCCGCCGCGCGCGCGCTGCTGGAGCAGGTGGAGCGGCGCTGGTCCGGGCTCCTCGCCTCGCTGGACGCGGACGCCGCGATGCAATCCGGCCTGTTCGACGAGGCGGCGCGGGCGCGGCTGCGGCCGGGCGACCGCGTCCTTGAACTGCTGCTGCGGCGCGACCTGCGCATCTCCTTCCGCGGCGAGGTCGAGCGGCCGCTCAAGGAGATCTTCGGCGGTCGCGGCTTCGAGCCGGTGCACAAGCGCATCGACGAGATCCATGCGGCGATCCGTTCAGGCCGCCTGTTCGTCGCCCTGCACATGCATGCCGGCGACGGAAATATCCACACCAACATTCCGGTCAACTCCAACGACTACGCCATGCTGCAGGAGGCCGATCGCATCGTGGACCGCGTCATGGCGCTGGCCGGCGAGCTCGGCGGGGTGATCTCGGGTGAGCACGGCATCGGCATCACCAAGCTGCGCTACCTGGATCCGGCCGCGCTGGCGGATTTTGTCGACTACAAGCGGCGCGTCGATCCGCAGGAACACTTCAACCGCGGCAAGCTGATGCCGGGCTCGGGCCTTGCCAACGCCTACACGCCCTCGCTGCGCCTGGTGCAGCAGGAGGCGCTGATCCTGGAGGACAGCGCGCTCGGCGCGCTCAACGACGACATCCGCCACTGCCTGCGCTGCGGGAAGTGCAAACCGGTGTGCACCACCCACGTGCCGCGCGCCAATCTGCTCTATTCGCCGCGCAACAAGATCCTCGCCACCGGGCTGATCATCGAGGCCTTCCTGTACGAGGAGCAGACCCGGCGCGGCATCTCGATTCGCCACTTCGACGAGATGAACGACGTTGCCGACCACTGCACGGTGTGCCACCGCTGCCTCTCCCCATGCCCGGTCGACATCGACTTCGGGGATGTCACCATCCGCATGCGCACCATCCTGCGCGAGCGCGCCGGCCGACGCTCCAATTTCGGCACGCGGCTGTCGATGGCCTTCCTCAACGTGACCGACCCGGCCACTGTCAAGCTGCTGCGCAAGGGCATGATCGAGTGGGGTTACCGCGCGCAGCGCCTCGCGCACAGGGTGGTGAAGGCCTTCACCCCGCCGGGGCCGCCGGCGCGCCCGGCCGCCACCACCGGCGCGGTGAAGGTGGCCGCGCAGATCGTCCATTTCGTCAAGAAACCGCTGCCGGCGGGTCTGCCCGCGAAGACCACGCGCGCCCTGCTCGGGCTGGAGGATGAATCGGTCATCCCTATCGTGCGCGATGCCGCCCGGGTGAACGAGCAGTCCGACGCAGTGTTCTATTTCCCCGGCTGCGGCTCCGAGCGCCTGTTCAGCCAGATCGGGCTCGCCACCCTGGCGATGCTGTACGAGGTCGGCGCGCAGACACTGTTGCCTCCGGGCTACCTGTGCTGCGGCTATCCGCAGCTGTCGAGCGGGGACGAGGTGCGCGGGCGCCGCATCACCACCGACAACCGCGTGCTGTTTCATCGCATCGCGAATACCGTGAATTACCTGGACATCAAGACGGTGATCGTGTCCTGCGGCACCTGCATGGACCAGCTGCTCAAGTACGAATTCGAGAAGATCTTCCCGGGCTGCCGCCTGCTCGACATCCACGAGTATCTGATGGAGAAGGGTGTGCGGCTTACAGGTGTGAAAGGCGTGCAATACCTCTATCACGACCCCTGCCACAGTCCGATGAAGACCTACGACCCGCTGCAGGTCACCGCCCGCCTGCTCGGGCAGCCGGCCACGCTGTCGGACCGCTGCTGCGGCGAGGCCGGCTCGTTCGCCGTCGCGCGCCCCGACATCGCCACCCAGGTGCGTTTCCGCAAGCAGGAAGAACTGCACCAGGGGATAGCGAAGCTCACCGGCAAGCCGCAGGCCGCCAACGGCGAGGTCAAGCTGCTCACTTCATGCCCGGCCTGCCAGCAGGGCCTCGCGCGCTATGGCGAGGACACCGGTGTGGAGACCGATTACATCGTGGTCGAGCTGGCCCGGCATGTACTCGGTGAAGGCTGGCAGCAGGCCTTCATCGACAAGGCGCGTCACGGCGGGATCGAGCGCGTCCTCTTGTAG
- the ilvA gene encoding threonine ammonia-lyase, biosynthetic, translated as MPKDYLTRILKAQVYDVARETPLDPMPSLSKRTKNTVLLKREDLQPVFSFKLRGAYNKLARLVAGGHRGGVIAASAGNHAQGVALASRKLGIKALIVMPATTPAIKIDAVRSFGARIVLHGDTYDEACAHAYGLAAAQDLTFIHPYDDPDVIAGQGTIAQELLRRDPDLIHAIFVPVGGGGLIAGVAAYVKTLYPRIKVIGVEPDDAPSMHHALRQGRRVRLAQVGIFADGVAVHQVGKEPFRIARKCVDEVLLVSTDEICAAIKDIFDDTRSIAEPAGALAVAGLKKYVEREGLSNMRLIAIDSGANINFDRLRHVSERADVGERREALLAVTIPEQPGSFLNFCRVIGRRNVTEFNYRYADASRAHVFAGIDVARAGEGRQAIIRLLREHGYPVTDMTDNEMAKLHVRYMVGGRTQGLKDEVLYRFEFPERPGALLEFLSCIGRRWNISLFHYRNHGAAYGRVLVGVQVPARDKPELQTFLDNLGYKYWEESDNPVYKLFLEGY; from the coding sequence ATGCCCAAAGACTATCTCACCCGTATTTTAAAGGCGCAGGTCTACGATGTGGCCCGCGAAACCCCGCTCGATCCGATGCCATCGCTGTCCAAGCGCACGAAAAATACCGTACTGCTCAAACGCGAAGACCTGCAGCCGGTGTTCTCGTTCAAGCTGCGCGGCGCATATAACAAGCTTGCCAGGCTGGTTGCCGGCGGGCACCGGGGCGGCGTGATTGCCGCCTCGGCGGGCAATCATGCGCAGGGCGTCGCGCTGGCGTCGCGCAAGCTCGGCATCAAGGCCTTGATCGTGATGCCGGCCACCACCCCGGCAATCAAGATCGACGCCGTGCGCAGTTTCGGCGCGCGCATCGTGCTGCACGGCGACACCTACGACGAGGCCTGTGCCCATGCGTACGGGCTTGCCGCCGCGCAGGACCTGACGTTCATCCATCCCTACGACGATCCGGACGTCATCGCCGGCCAGGGCACCATCGCCCAGGAGCTGTTGCGCCGCGATCCCGACCTCATTCACGCGATCTTTGTCCCGGTCGGCGGCGGTGGCCTGATCGCGGGCGTTGCCGCCTACGTTAAGACGCTTTATCCGCGCATCAAGGTGATCGGGGTGGAGCCGGACGACGCCCCGTCCATGCATCACGCACTCAGGCAGGGGCGCCGCGTGCGGCTCGCCCAGGTGGGCATCTTCGCGGACGGCGTGGCGGTGCATCAGGTCGGCAAGGAACCTTTCCGCATCGCCCGCAAGTGCGTCGACGAGGTACTGCTGGTGTCCACCGATGAGATCTGCGCGGCCATCAAGGACATCTTCGACGACACCCGCTCCATCGCTGAGCCGGCCGGCGCCCTGGCCGTGGCCGGATTGAAAAAATACGTTGAGCGTGAAGGACTAAGCAATATGCGCCTGATCGCCATCGATAGCGGCGCCAACATCAATTTCGACCGTCTGCGCCATGTGTCGGAACGTGCCGACGTCGGTGAGCGGCGCGAGGCGCTGCTGGCGGTGACGATCCCCGAGCAGCCGGGCAGTTTCCTGAATTTCTGCCGTGTGATCGGCCGACGCAATGTCACCGAATTCAATTATCGCTATGCCGATGCCAGCCGGGCGCACGTGTTCGCGGGCATCGATGTGGCGCGCGCGGGCGAGGGTCGGCAGGCCATCATCCGCCTGCTGCGCGAGCACGGCTATCCGGTGACGGACATGACCGACAACGAGATGGCCAAGCTGCATGTGCGTTATATGGTCGGTGGACGTACGCAGGGGCTCAAGGACGAGGTGCTCTACCGTTTCGAGTTCCCGGAGCGGCCGGGCGCACTGCTGGAATTTCTCAGTTGCATCGGCCGGCGCTGGAACATCAGCCTGTTTCATTACCGCAATCACGGCGCCGCCTACGGTCGCGTGCTGGTGGGCGTGCAGGTGCCGGCGCGCGACAAGCCGGAACTGCAAACCTTTCTCGACAACCTCGGTTACAAGTATTGGGAGGAGAGCGACAACCCGGTGTACAAGCTGTTCCTCGAGGGGTACTGA
- a CDS encoding EVE domain-containing protein, with protein MNHWLLKSEPDVFSIGDLARRPGRMEHWDGVRNYQARNYLRDGMRRGDLAFFYHSSCAVPGIAGIIEIVCEGYPDNTALDPASPYHDPASTPDTPRWYMVDVRLRRAFKRIISLPELKACPALAGMPLLGRGNRLSVMPVTPEQWSAILALE; from the coding sequence ATGAATCACTGGCTGCTCAAATCGGAACCCGATGTGTTTTCCATCGGCGACCTGGCGCGGCGGCCCGGCCGCATGGAGCACTGGGACGGCGTGCGCAATTACCAGGCGCGGAACTATCTGCGGGACGGCATGCGGCGCGGCGATCTCGCCTTTTTCTACCACTCCAGCTGCGCCGTACCCGGCATCGCCGGGATCATCGAGATCGTGTGCGAAGGCTATCCAGACAACACCGCCCTGGACCCCGCCAGCCCCTACCATGATCCCGCCTCGACACCGGATACGCCGCGCTGGTACATGGTGGACGTGCGGCTGCGACGCGCATTCAAGCGCATCATCAGCCTGCCGGAACTGAAAGCATGCCCCGCGCTGGCGGGCATGCCGCTGCTCGGGCGCGGCAACCGGCTTTCCGTCATGCCGGTAACTCCGGAGCAATGGAGCGCGATCCTCGCGCTCGAATAG
- a CDS encoding cell division protein ZapA: MKSDPVAITINILDKEFRIACPDEEREALQRSAQYLNGKMREVRESGKVVGIDRISVMASLNIVHELLQYRAGIADYDRQVAPKLLALQNRVEQVLDKNRQIEF, translated from the coding sequence ATGAAATCCGACCCGGTCGCGATCACCATCAATATCCTCGACAAGGAGTTCCGCATCGCCTGCCCGGATGAGGAACGGGAGGCGCTGCAGCGCTCGGCCCAGTATCTCAATGGCAAGATGCGGGAGGTGCGCGAATCCGGCAAGGTGGTCGGCATCGACCGCATTTCCGTCATGGCGAGCCTCAACATCGTCCATGAACTGCTGCAGTACCGCGCCGGCATTGCGGATTACGACCGCCAGGTGGCGCCCAAACTGCTCGCCCTGCAAAACCGCGTCGAACAGGTGCTCGACAAGAACCGGCAGATTGAATTTTAA
- a CDS encoding UPF0149 family protein, which translates to MDWSLVNAALRRLGVATDAAESHGVLCGLLCARGPAAEDAWMALVREERAADSAEPAGAEAWTELTRLYRETLGQLRDEEFAFSLLLPDDTQPLQLRAEAMTEWCQGFLYGLAAGGVEDTNVLPEEVREITEDIVEISSASTDDDEGEPGEAAYAELIEYLRVGVILVFETLEAERAGAGDDRVIH; encoded by the coding sequence ATGGATTGGTCGCTGGTCAATGCCGCCTTGCGTCGGCTGGGGGTCGCCACCGACGCCGCGGAAAGCCACGGCGTCCTGTGCGGGCTGTTGTGCGCGCGCGGGCCCGCCGCGGAGGACGCATGGATGGCCCTGGTGCGCGAGGAACGGGCGGCCGATTCGGCCGAGCCGGCCGGTGCGGAGGCGTGGACGGAGCTTACGCGCCTGTACCGCGAGACGCTCGGCCAGTTGCGCGATGAGGAGTTCGCCTTCTCCCTGCTGCTGCCGGACGATACCCAGCCCCTGCAGTTGCGCGCGGAGGCGATGACGGAATGGTGCCAGGGATTCCTGTACGGTCTCGCGGCCGGCGGGGTGGAAGACACCAATGTGCTGCCCGAGGAGGTGCGGGAGATCACCGAGGACATCGTGGAGATATCCAGCGCATCCACAGACGACGATGAAGGCGAGCCCGGCGAGGCGGCGTACGCGGAATTGATAGAATACCTGCGCGTCGGCGTCATCCTGGTGTTCGAGACGCTGGAGGCCGAGCGCGCCGGGGCAGGCGACGACAGGGTGATACATTGA
- the pepP gene encoding Xaa-Pro aminopeptidase, which translates to MSKPKSTDVREFARRRRRLMQMMGRDSIAILPTAPVVLRNRDVEYPYRPESDFYYLTGFEEPASVAVLVPGRSGGEFILFCRERDPKMELWTGPRHGPEGVRVHFGADEAHPVDAIDDLLPGLLENRAKVYYTMGSNPDFDQRITEWLKVIRRKSRAGVHPPDEIVSLEHLLHEMRLFKSRDEVATMRRAAEISAEAHCRAMRACRPGMLEYQLEAELSHEFIRRGARSHAYPPIIGGGPNACILHYTDNDAVLADGDLVLIDAGAEYRGYAADITRTFPVNGRFSPAQRAVYELVLAAQHAAIAKVRPGNHWNDPHDAAVRVLTQGLVRLGLLKGDARTLIRKRAYQRFFMHRTGHWLGMDVHDVGDYKIGDSWRLLEPGMVLTVEPGLYIPAGSKGVAKKWWNIGVRIEDDVLVTRGGSEVLTHGVPKTVAEIESLMAA; encoded by the coding sequence ATGAGCAAACCGAAGAGTACAGATGTTAGAGAATTCGCCCGCCGGCGCCGGCGGCTCATGCAGATGATGGGTCGCGACAGCATCGCCATTCTGCCCACCGCCCCGGTTGTGCTGCGCAACCGCGATGTCGAGTATCCCTACCGCCCGGAGAGCGACTTCTATTACCTGACCGGTTTCGAGGAGCCGGCGTCCGTCGCGGTGCTGGTGCCAGGACGCAGCGGCGGCGAGTTCATCCTGTTCTGCCGGGAACGCGACCCCAAGATGGAACTCTGGACCGGTCCGCGCCACGGCCCGGAGGGCGTGCGCGTTCATTTCGGCGCGGACGAGGCGCATCCCGTCGATGCGATCGACGATCTCCTGCCCGGACTGCTCGAAAATCGCGCCAAGGTGTATTACACGATGGGCAGCAATCCGGATTTCGATCAGCGCATCACGGAATGGCTGAAGGTCATCCGGCGCAAGTCGCGCGCCGGGGTTCATCCGCCCGACGAGATCGTCTCGCTGGAGCACCTGCTGCACGAGATGCGCCTGTTCAAGAGCCGCGACGAGGTGGCCACCATGCGTCGTGCGGCCGAGATCTCGGCCGAGGCGCACTGCCGCGCCATGCGGGCGTGCCGGCCGGGCATGCTGGAGTACCAGCTGGAGGCAGAACTCTCCCATGAGTTTATCCGCCGCGGTGCGCGCAGCCACGCCTATCCGCCCATCATAGGCGGCGGGCCCAACGCCTGCATCCTGCACTACACCGACAATGATGCCGTGCTCGCCGACGGCGATCTCGTGCTGATCGACGCCGGCGCCGAGTACCGCGGCTACGCCGCCGACATCACGCGCACCTTCCCGGTCAACGGCCGTTTCAGTCCGGCCCAGCGCGCCGTCTATGAACTGGTGCTCGCGGCGCAGCACGCGGCCATCGCCAAGGTGCGGCCGGGTAACCACTGGAACGACCCGCATGATGCCGCCGTGCGTGTGTTGACCCAGGGCCTGGTCAGGCTTGGACTGCTGAAGGGGGACGCACGCACGCTGATCAGGAAGCGCGCCTATCAGCGCTTCTTCATGCACCGCACCGGGCACTGGCTCGGCATGGACGTGCACGACGTCGGCGATTACAAGATCGGAGACAGCTGGCGCCTGCTCGAGCCGGGCATGGTGCTGACCGTCGAGCCCGGTCTGTACATCCCCGCCGGCAGCAAGGGGGTGGCGAAGAAGTGGTGGAACATCGGTGTGCGCATCGAGGATGACGTACTGGTGACGCGCGGCGGCAGCGAGGTGCTCACCCACGGCGTACCCAAGACCGTGGCCGAGATCGAGTCCCTGATGGCGGCCTGA
- a CDS encoding TIGR02449 family protein yields the protein MTSKQINSPQKLDLDLLTLRIEELIKLCERLREENNRLKAAHAQLQVTQTRLTDKNDLSRAKIEAMISRLKTLEVEL from the coding sequence ATGACTTCGAAACAGATCAACTCCCCGCAAAAACTCGATCTCGACCTGCTGACGCTCCGCATCGAGGAGCTCATCAAGCTGTGCGAGCGCCTGCGCGAGGAAAACAACCGGCTCAAGGCCGCCCATGCCCAGCTGCAGGTGACCCAGACCCGCCTGACCGACAAGAACGACTTGTCGCGCGCCAAGATCGAGGCCATGATCTCGCGGCTCAAGACCCTGGAAGTCGAGCTATGA
- the rpiA gene encoding ribose-5-phosphate isomerase RpiA, which produces MTRDEQKKQAAEAALEYIEAGAVVGVGTGSTANFFIDALARIKHRIDGTVASSEASAARLKGHGIPVLDLNAVDEIPVYVDGADESNRHLQLIKGGGGALTREKIVAAASRKFICVADDSKLVDVLGKFPLPIEVIPMARSYVARELVKLGGRPVLRDKFVTDNGNVILDVHGLQILDAGRLEADINNLVGVVTNGLFARRPADVLLLGTPDGVRTLT; this is translated from the coding sequence ATGACGCGCGACGAACAGAAGAAACAGGCCGCCGAGGCCGCCCTCGAATACATCGAAGCGGGCGCCGTAGTCGGCGTGGGGACGGGCTCCACCGCGAACTTCTTCATCGACGCGCTGGCCCGCATCAAACACAGGATCGATGGCACCGTGGCGAGTTCCGAGGCCTCGGCTGCGCGCCTCAAGGGCCATGGCATCCCGGTGCTCGATCTGAACGCGGTCGACGAGATTCCGGTCTACGTCGACGGCGCCGACGAGAGCAACCGCCACCTGCAGCTCATCAAGGGCGGCGGCGGCGCGCTCACGCGCGAGAAGATCGTCGCGGCCGCCAGCCGCAAATTCATCTGCGTGGCGGACGACTCCAAGCTGGTCGACGTGCTGGGCAAATTCCCGTTGCCGATCGAGGTGATACCGATGGCGCGCAGCTATGTCGCGCGCGAGCTCGTCAAGCTGGGCGGCCGCCCGGTGCTGCGCGACAAGTTCGTCACCGACAACGGCAATGTGATTCTCGACGTGCACGGCCTGCAGATCCTGGACGCCGGCCGGCTCGAGGCCGATATCAACAACCTGGTCGGCGTGGTTACCAACGGCCTGTTCGCGCGCCGCCCGGCGGATGTCCTCCTGCTCGGCACACCGGACGGCGTGCGCACGCTGACCTGA